Proteins co-encoded in one Nitrosarchaeum sp. genomic window:
- a CDS encoding Hsp20/alpha crystallin family protein: MASYKGTYSNEQSLNFVIPIMVILFLGIIYIMTQRAGSGFVSFILIGAAAITMFYWIHVLKKMTKDQKPVYNAREQETKNWVYDLIKGDADFVFVSEVPGPEDKIAVRLIDGVLYIRGSGGFSKEVPITGSNEMQIQDFKYRNGVLTLRIK; this comes from the coding sequence TTGGCAAGTTATAAGGGAACATATTCAAATGAACAATCTTTAAACTTTGTAATTCCAATAATGGTAATTTTATTTCTAGGAATTATTTACATAATGACCCAAAGAGCAGGTTCAGGTTTTGTTAGTTTTATCCTAATTGGGGCTGCTGCAATTACAATGTTTTATTGGATTCATGTTCTAAAGAAAATGACCAAGGACCAAAAACCAGTATACAATGCTAGAGAACAAGAGACTAAAAATTGGGTTTATGATTTGATCAAAGGAGATGCAGATTTTGTATTTGTATCAGAAGTTCCTGGCCCAGAAGACAAGATAGCAGTTAGATTAATTGACGGTGTATTGTATATTCGTGGTTCTGGAGGATTTTCAAAAGAAGTTCCAATAACAGGTTCAAATGAAATGCAAATTCAGGATTTTAAATATAGAAACGGTGTACTTACACTAAGAATAAAATAA
- a CDS encoding DNA topoisomerase VI subunit B has product MSSIKEKFNQISPSEFFYRNRDLAGFSNPTRSLYTAVREFVENSLDACDQKGIFPDVHLSIKAVDPDAPDPKPYILTVKDNGPGIESKHVPLAFGTVLYGSKFGLKQARGMFGLGATMAILYGQITTNKPVYVKSSTDGKIQDEFELLLDIQKNKPVILKHNTKEVTKRGLSVSICLEGDYAKAGSKIKDYVYETSLITPYATITFDDPKGEKFHYSKIVNEMPPAPTIIRPHAHGIDVETIRRMMVESQFEIPNIDDIMIEKVRKDLGLAKKNLTFTGIMDKAAKRWKTLSRPVRVVISLMSFLEMDFDKLSKVRIDDIDVPNKKLYYWDFGDSQAKTIDLDSDNPYYKQLTGTVQGETLTAFLTKRFQRIGPSTAVKFAEFAGFKPEKRMGSLTNEELVKLSDSLQKFEDFLSPDPSCLAPLGEEPLEKGMKKFFKPDFCAVVQRPASAYSGFPFVVEMGIAYGGEIRPGGPHVYRYANRIPLLYDEGSDVVLKVVNDTDWSRYKVKGDPPFVIVSHICSTRIPYKTVGKENVADRQEIERELRLGLQFLSRKLAAYMSKRGQAEMAKKRANLYAKYLPLISQFCTELSGKTKEPNYKKLLEEEITVDDK; this is encoded by the coding sequence ATGTCTTCTATTAAAGAAAAATTTAATCAGATCTCACCAAGTGAGTTTTTTTATAGGAATAGGGATTTAGCCGGATTTAGTAATCCTACTAGATCACTTTATACCGCTGTAAGGGAGTTTGTAGAAAATTCTTTAGATGCATGTGATCAAAAAGGAATCTTTCCTGATGTCCATCTTTCAATAAAGGCTGTTGATCCAGATGCTCCGGATCCTAAACCATACATCCTAACTGTAAAAGACAATGGCCCTGGAATAGAATCTAAACATGTTCCATTAGCGTTTGGAACTGTACTTTATGGCTCTAAATTTGGATTAAAACAGGCACGAGGAATGTTTGGTCTGGGAGCTACAATGGCGATTCTATATGGACAAATTACCACAAACAAACCGGTTTATGTTAAAAGCTCCACTGATGGAAAAATTCAAGACGAGTTTGAATTGTTGTTGGATATTCAAAAAAACAAACCCGTTATTTTAAAACATAATACCAAAGAAGTTACAAAAAGAGGTCTTTCTGTCAGTATTTGTCTTGAAGGCGATTATGCAAAAGCAGGTTCAAAAATTAAAGATTATGTTTATGAAACCTCTTTGATTACGCCATATGCAACAATAACTTTTGATGATCCTAAAGGAGAAAAATTTCATTATTCTAAAATTGTAAATGAGATGCCACCTGCACCGACAATTATTAGACCTCATGCCCATGGTATTGATGTTGAAACAATTAGACGTATGATGGTTGAATCTCAATTCGAAATTCCAAACATTGATGATATAATGATTGAAAAAGTTAGGAAAGATTTAGGACTGGCAAAAAAAAATCTCACCTTTACTGGAATTATGGATAAAGCAGCAAAACGTTGGAAAACTCTTTCCAGACCTGTAAGAGTTGTTATTTCTTTGATGTCATTTCTTGAAATGGATTTTGATAAACTTAGTAAAGTTAGAATTGATGATATTGATGTACCAAATAAAAAATTATACTATTGGGATTTTGGTGATTCACAAGCAAAAACAATTGATCTTGATTCTGATAATCCTTACTATAAACAATTAACTGGCACGGTTCAGGGTGAAACACTAACTGCATTTTTGACTAAACGATTTCAAAGAATAGGGCCTTCAACTGCTGTAAAGTTTGCAGAGTTTGCAGGTTTCAAACCTGAAAAACGGATGGGATCATTGACAAATGAAGAACTTGTAAAACTAAGTGATTCATTACAAAAATTTGAGGATTTTCTTTCACCTGATCCTAGCTGTTTAGCTCCCCTAGGGGAAGAACCCCTTGAGAAAGGCATGAAGAAATTCTTCAAGCCTGATTTCTGCGCAGTGGTTCAGCGTCCAGCATCTGCCTATTCTGGCTTTCCCTTTGTTGTGGAGATGGGTATTGCTTATGGTGGTGAAATTAGACCAGGCGGTCCACATGTTTACCGTTATGCTAATCGAATTCCATTACTTTATGATGAAGGAAGCGATGTAGTTCTCAAAGTTGTAAATGATACTGATTGGAGTAGGTATAAAGTCAAAGGTGATCCTCCGTTTGTTATAGTATCTCATATTTGTTCAACTAGAATACCTTACAAAACAGTTGGAAAAGAAAATGTTGCTGATAGACAAGAAATAGAACGTGAATTAAGACTAGGTTTACAGTTTCTTTCTAGGAAACTTGCAGCATACATGTCAAAACGTGGTCAAGCCGAGATGGCAAAAAAGAGAGCAAATCTATATGCAAAATATCTACCACTCATCTCGCAATTTTGTACAGAACTTTCCGGAAAGACTAAAGAACCAAATTATAAGAAATTATTAGAAGAGGAGATTACAGTTGACGACAAATAA
- a CDS encoding serine protein kinase RIO yields MSDDLMSDDLLYDDLSRKLESKVDHKLTSKSKRGGLDDGFKKGKVINEVLDKPTVMTLYKMITDHIIAYVNGPVSAGKESVLFWAVDEKNNDVALKIYLISASNFKKREQYITGDPRFSKIKRGTKNLIYLWAKKEYRNLTQAYKCGIPVPRPLYLSNNVLALDFIGEHGSPAKILLESEIDENDYAQSISIITRLYQKAQLVHGDYSEYNIFKTPNGLVLFDLGSAVDLRHPNAQEFLKRDINNITRFFSKRGISVEDPIKIFEDIVG; encoded by the coding sequence TTGTCAGATGATCTAATGTCCGATGATTTGTTATATGATGATCTAAGTAGAAAGCTAGAATCTAAAGTTGATCATAAATTAACTTCAAAATCAAAAAGAGGAGGATTAGATGATGGATTCAAAAAAGGTAAAGTGATCAATGAAGTCTTAGACAAACCAACTGTTATGACACTATACAAGATGATAACTGATCATATTATTGCATATGTTAATGGTCCTGTAAGTGCAGGAAAAGAATCGGTTTTATTTTGGGCTGTTGATGAAAAAAATAATGATGTTGCATTAAAAATTTATTTGATCAGTGCTTCAAATTTTAAGAAACGTGAACAATACATTACGGGTGATCCAAGATTCTCAAAAATAAAAAGAGGAACAAAAAATCTGATTTATTTATGGGCAAAAAAAGAATATCGAAATTTAACACAAGCTTACAAATGTGGGATTCCCGTCCCTCGACCTCTTTATTTATCAAATAATGTTCTTGCCTTAGATTTTATTGGTGAGCACGGTTCACCCGCAAAAATTCTACTTGAATCAGAAATTGATGAAAATGATTATGCCCAATCAATTTCTATAATTACCAGACTTTATCAAAAGGCACAATTAGTTCATGGTGATTATTCAGAATATAATATTTTTAAAACTCCTAACGGATTGGTTCTTTTTGATCTAGGGTCTGCAGTTGATCTTAGGCATCCTAATGCTCAAGAATTTCTTAAAAGAGACATTAATAATATAACAAGATTCTTTTCAAAAAGAGGAATTTCAGTTGAAGATCCAATTAAAATATTTGAGGATATTGTAGGATGA
- the uppS gene encoding polyprenyl diphosphate synthase — translation MVFQLSGLYRIYSKRLETEIRGGDIPNHLALILDGNRRWAKRHLTIPKTGHWKGADAVENLLDWCEEFDIKIITLYALSAENLDRDDEELSHLYELIRIRLEKLYNDSRIHKNKMRVKGIGRIELLPDSIKDVLKRLDDATKNYDNHFLNIALAYGGQNELVDAVKKIAEKIKDGSIDVNDITKKEIESNLYTSHLPQSSPDMILRTSGEKRLSGFLMWQSAYSELIFMDIFWPEFRKIDLMRAIRTFQERKRRLGK, via the coding sequence ATGGTATTTCAATTATCAGGATTATATAGAATTTATTCAAAAAGACTTGAAACTGAAATACGTGGAGGAGATATACCAAATCATCTTGCTTTAATTTTAGATGGAAATAGACGATGGGCAAAAAGACATCTAACTATTCCTAAAACAGGACATTGGAAAGGAGCAGATGCAGTAGAAAATCTTCTGGACTGGTGTGAGGAATTTGATATAAAAATAATTACTTTGTATGCACTTTCAGCAGAAAATTTAGATCGAGATGATGAAGAATTAAGCCATCTTTATGAATTAATTCGAATTAGATTGGAAAAACTGTACAATGATTCAAGAATTCATAAAAACAAAATGAGAGTTAAAGGAATTGGAAGAATAGAACTATTACCAGATTCAATTAAAGATGTTTTAAAACGATTAGATGATGCAACAAAAAATTATGATAACCACTTTCTAAATATTGCACTAGCATATGGAGGACAAAATGAGCTAGTTGATGCTGTTAAAAAAATAGCTGAAAAGATCAAAGATGGCTCAATTGATGTAAATGATATAACTAAAAAAGAAATTGAATCTAATTTATACACATCTCATTTACCACAATCATCACCAGATATGATTTTAAGAACATCGGGAGAAAAAAGATTGAGTGGATTTTTAATGTGGCAAAGTGCATATAGCGAATTAATTTTCATGGATATATTTTGGCCCGAGTTTAGGAAAATTGATTTGATGAGAGCCATCAGAACATTTCAAGAAAGAAAACGAAGATTAGGTAAATAA
- a CDS encoding DUF5679 domain-containing protein translates to MVEAYCVKCRAKRQVKDPKETKLKNGRPAVKGTCPTCGTNVFRIGKM, encoded by the coding sequence ATGGTAGAAGCATATTGCGTAAAATGCAGAGCTAAAAGACAAGTAAAGGATCCCAAAGAAACTAAACTAAAAAATGGACGCCCTGCTGTAAAAGGCACTTGTCCAACATGTGGAACTAACGTCTTCCGAATAGGAAAGATGTAG
- a CDS encoding NUDIX domain-containing protein: MIEETSAGVVLFRRENSKILFLLLNYPSGHWDFVKGKMEEGETTHQTAIRETREETGITDIVFLDDFEEWIKYNFQYHGELVNKKVVFFLAETKTEQVIISHEHLDYIWADYETAMEKTTFDNAKSILTKSKELLGKTLQL; this comes from the coding sequence ATGATTGAAGAAACTTCTGCAGGAGTAGTATTATTTAGAAGAGAAAATTCAAAAATTTTATTTTTATTATTAAATTATCCATCTGGGCATTGGGATTTTGTCAAAGGAAAGATGGAAGAGGGTGAAACAACTCATCAGACAGCAATACGAGAAACTCGAGAAGAGACAGGAATTACAGACATTGTATTTTTAGATGATTTTGAAGAATGGATAAAATATAATTTTCAATATCATGGGGAATTAGTAAATAAGAAAGTTGTTTTTTTCTTGGCAGAAACAAAAACAGAACAAGTTATAATTTCTCATGAACACCTTGACTATATTTGGGCAGATTATGAAACTGCAATGGAGAAAACAACGTTTGACAATGCAAAATCAATTTTAACTAAATCAAAAGAACTACTTGGAAAAACTTTGCAGTTGTAA
- a CDS encoding orotidine 5'-phosphate decarboxylase codes for MATFKTRLSQISKKNGKIILANDYDSSEKNLITKTIQNIKTLHPYLCGIKLNFHLLLPLSFKEISKINKTAHNYGLQTIADIKLNDIGNTNKVTTEHLWNLGFDAVIANPIMGLDSLKQLVKSSHKENKGVITLCHMSAPEAKLSYDMEIKMGKSQKLYQLFLDWAITSKVDGIVVGATFPDIIQYCHKKAGSKLDIFSPGIGTQGGSAKNVLSAGTDYLIVGRTIINDKNPISVSKELQLQSFSK; via the coding sequence ATGGCCACCTTCAAAACTAGACTTTCTCAGATATCAAAAAAGAATGGCAAAATTATTCTTGCTAATGATTATGATTCATCTGAAAAAAATTTAATTACCAAAACCATACAAAATATCAAAACATTACATCCATATCTATGTGGAATAAAATTAAACTTTCATCTATTACTGCCATTAAGTTTTAAAGAAATTTCTAAAATAAATAAAACTGCCCATAATTATGGACTGCAAACAATTGCTGACATTAAACTAAATGATATAGGTAATACAAATAAAGTTACAACCGAGCATCTTTGGAATTTAGGTTTTGATGCAGTGATTGCCAACCCCATAATGGGATTAGATAGTCTAAAACAATTAGTGAAATCATCTCACAAGGAAAACAAGGGAGTAATCACATTATGTCATATGAGCGCACCTGAAGCAAAACTATCATACGATATGGAAATCAAAATGGGTAAATCTCAGAAACTATATCAATTATTTTTGGATTGGGCAATTACTTCAAAGGTTGATGGAATTGTAGTTGGGGCAACATTTCCGGATATTATTCAATATTGTCACAAAAAAGCAGGTTCTAAATTAGATATTTTTTCACCAGGAATTGGTACTCAGGGTGGAAGTGCAAAAAATGTGCTCTCTGCAGGTACTGACTATCTTATCGTTGGTCGAACTATAATCAATGATAAAAATCCTATATCTGTTTCTAAAGAATTACAACTGCAAAGTTTTTCCAAGTAG
- a CDS encoding translation initiation factor IF-2, whose translation MAKSDYETLLKRIQDKLGDSKKVSTTRFELPVVDVMWEGQKTFLRNFSEFPKVLRRDPDKVLQYLSKEFAVPAERLGDKAMFVGRRAPDDFTRLFQIYVKDYLECHTCKSPDTKILKENRISFLICEACGAKSTLKGKYA comes from the coding sequence GTGGCTAAATCCGATTACGAAACATTGCTCAAGAGAATTCAAGATAAACTAGGCGATTCTAAAAAAGTATCTACTACTAGATTTGAGCTTCCTGTAGTAGACGTTATGTGGGAAGGCCAAAAAACATTTCTGCGTAATTTTTCAGAATTTCCTAAAGTACTTCGTCGGGATCCAGATAAAGTCTTACAATATCTTTCTAAAGAATTTGCAGTTCCAGCTGAGCGCCTAGGTGATAAGGCTATGTTTGTTGGGAGAAGAGCTCCTGATGACTTTACCCGTCTTTTCCAAATTTATGTTAAAGATTATCTTGAGTGTCATACTTGCAAAAGTCCTGATACAAAAATACTAAAAGAAAACAGAATCTCTTTTTTGATTTGTGAAGCTTGCGGTGCTAAATCTACTCTAAAAGGTAAATATGCGTAA
- a CDS encoding DNA topoisomerase IV subunit A gives MTTNKIKDRKQKAKVKQQNIIDALKDHGAKVYGDLDNGQFPKFSIPSRSVSNIVYDKKLRQYILGNSAAVRSSRNSSQLRSFTQLMWLAFFANRLTQEKKSSTLRDVYYSSQAFAIEFEDQSESDNIIVDLEAVLSKPREDFHIFPEERSSIFGDLNIEYTIPGYEGKKMNLSNHPDGYAIGPSLTTAELLDTSAEIVIAIEKGGLFTRFVEEQVDKKFKSIIINTGGQAPRSTRTLLKRLHDELGLPVIILTDGDVYGEHIAMVIKSGSANAAHLRELTVPDAKWVGVWATDIEKFKLPTIPMTESDIKRCYDLQNDPRYQEGIWKKELDVFLKIKRKAELEAFSKYGLTNITDKYLPQKLELAKSL, from the coding sequence TTGACGACAAATAAAATTAAAGATCGTAAGCAAAAAGCAAAAGTAAAACAGCAGAATATCATTGATGCACTAAAAGATCATGGTGCTAAAGTTTATGGTGACTTAGATAATGGACAATTTCCAAAATTTTCAATACCTAGCAGATCAGTCAGTAATATTGTTTATGATAAAAAACTTAGACAATATATCTTGGGAAACTCTGCCGCTGTTAGAAGTTCTAGAAACTCATCTCAATTAAGGTCATTTACACAATTAATGTGGTTGGCATTTTTTGCTAACAGATTAACACAAGAAAAAAAATCATCCACATTAAGAGATGTGTATTATTCATCTCAGGCATTCGCTATTGAATTTGAAGATCAATCTGAATCTGATAATATTATAGTTGATCTTGAAGCTGTATTATCAAAACCCAGAGAAGATTTTCATATTTTTCCTGAAGAAAGAAGCTCAATTTTTGGAGATTTGAATATAGAATATACAATTCCTGGATATGAAGGTAAAAAAATGAATCTTTCAAACCATCCTGATGGCTACGCTATTGGTCCTAGTCTTACTACTGCTGAATTATTAGATACAAGTGCTGAAATTGTAATTGCCATTGAGAAAGGTGGTTTGTTTACACGATTTGTTGAAGAACAGGTTGATAAGAAGTTCAAATCTATTATAATTAATACTGGAGGGCAAGCTCCTCGTTCTACTAGAACTCTTTTAAAAAGACTTCATGATGAATTAGGACTTCCAGTAATTATTCTGACAGACGGTGATGTGTATGGAGAACATATTGCAATGGTAATAAAATCTGGTTCAGCAAACGCTGCACATCTTCGAGAACTCACTGTTCCTGATGCAAAATGGGTAGGTGTATGGGCTACTGATATTGAAAAATTCAAACTTCCTACAATTCCAATGACTGAGTCAGACATTAAACGATGTTATGATTTACAAAATGATCCAAGATATCAGGAAGGTATTTGGAAAAAAGAACTAGATGTATTTCTTAAAATTAAAAGAAAAGCTGAATTGGAAGCATTTTCAAAATATGGTTTGACAAACATTACTGATAAATATCTTCCACAAAAATTAGAACTTGCAAAAAGTCTCTAG
- a CDS encoding S-methyl-5'-thioadenosine phosphorylase, with protein sequence MEKDAEIGIFGGTGIYDSGILENPQEVTMDTPYGKPSDSITVGIFKGRKIAFLPRHGKKHTIPPHMINYRANIWAFKELGVTRIIAPSAVGSLKEEIEPGHFALPTQFLDFTKSRNGSFSELGRVIHISVADPFCPELQSSILKVVKEKNFQIHQECTYVCIEGPRFSTKAESKFYRSTGAGIIGMTLVPECQLAREAQMCYASISTVTDYDVWAEKPVTAKEVLETLSKNVERTKKVLTDLINQIPKTRSCSCSKALAEAEF encoded by the coding sequence ATGGAAAAAGATGCAGAGATTGGAATTTTTGGAGGAACTGGAATTTATGATTCCGGAATACTAGAAAACCCTCAAGAAGTTACAATGGATACACCATATGGAAAACCATCAGATTCAATCACAGTAGGGATTTTCAAAGGAAGAAAGATTGCATTTTTACCAAGACATGGAAAAAAACACACAATTCCTCCACACATGATAAACTATAGAGCCAATATTTGGGCTTTCAAAGAGTTAGGAGTGACTAGAATAATTGCACCTTCTGCAGTTGGAAGTTTGAAAGAAGAGATAGAGCCAGGGCATTTTGCATTACCTACACAGTTTTTAGATTTCACAAAATCAAGAAATGGTTCATTTTCAGAACTTGGAAGGGTCATCCACATTTCAGTAGCAGATCCATTTTGTCCTGAATTACAATCATCAATTCTTAAAGTAGTAAAGGAAAAAAACTTTCAAATTCATCAAGAATGCACATATGTTTGCATTGAAGGACCGAGATTTTCCACCAAGGCCGAATCAAAATTCTACAGAAGTACGGGCGCAGGCATTATTGGAATGACATTAGTTCCAGAATGTCAGCTTGCTAGAGAAGCTCAGATGTGCTATGCATCAATTTCAACAGTTACAGATTATGATGTATGGGCAGAAAAACCAGTAACAGCTAAAGAAGTCTTAGAAACGTTATCAAAAAATGTAGAGCGAACAAAAAAAGTCCTAACAGATTTAATTAATCAAATTCCAAAAACAAGAAGTTGTTCTTGCTCTAAGGCTTTGGCAGAAGCTGAATTTTAG
- a CDS encoding DUF424 family protein, which produces MRFSVKITEYQKNLMLNICDAELLGKSISENELTMKISESYYGNEIIEIDEAKKLLESSNIINMVGKDTISLSLELGIGSENGVKKISGVPFLIVFKM; this is translated from the coding sequence ATGCGATTCTCAGTTAAAATTACTGAATATCAAAAAAATTTAATGTTAAATATATGCGATGCAGAACTTCTTGGAAAAAGTATTTCTGAAAATGAGTTGACCATGAAAATTAGTGAGAGCTATTATGGTAATGAAATAATTGAAATTGATGAAGCTAAAAAATTGCTAGAAAGTTCAAATATAATTAACATGGTTGGTAAAGATACTATCTCTCTTTCTTTAGAACTTGGAATTGGTTCTGAAAATGGAGTCAAAAAAATTTCTGGCGTACCTTTTTTGATCGTTTTTAAAATGTAA
- a CDS encoding KH domain-containing protein, with translation MSFEKILRIPNERIAVLIGKSGSVKSKIEQLCYVTLDIDGESGEVFIKSNGDVESIQPFKAMEIVTAIGRGFSPDNAMSLLKGENALHVIDLREFAGKSNANIERIKGRIIGEGGKARKNMENLTGTHISVYGKTVSIIGDTSKLKLVVDAISSISNGSIHGAVYNKLEAANRKSKQEKMQLWENQDVFY, from the coding sequence ATGAGTTTTGAAAAAATACTTAGAATTCCAAATGAACGTATAGCCGTATTAATTGGCAAATCTGGTTCAGTAAAATCTAAGATTGAACAGCTATGTTATGTTACTTTAGATATCGATGGTGAATCCGGCGAAGTTTTTATCAAATCTAACGGTGATGTTGAAAGTATTCAACCTTTCAAAGCTATGGAGATAGTAACTGCAATAGGTAGAGGTTTTTCTCCTGATAATGCAATGAGTTTACTAAAGGGTGAAAATGCATTACATGTGATAGATTTGAGGGAGTTTGCCGGAAAATCAAATGCAAATATTGAAAGGATAAAAGGGAGAATTATAGGAGAAGGCGGTAAGGCAAGAAAAAACATGGAAAATTTAACTGGGACTCATATTTCTGTATATGGAAAAACTGTTTCAATAATTGGAGATACTAGTAAACTAAAATTAGTTGTAGATGCAATATCCTCAATATCAAATGGTAGTATACATGGTGCCGTTTACAACAAATTAGAAGCAGCAAATAGAAAAAGTAAACAAGAAAAAATGCAATTGTGGGAAAATCAAGATGTCTTCTATTAA
- a CDS encoding DUF373 family protein, which yields MSQRSDIEKDVNASTSNKLLVICVDRDNDVGEKAGITTPIIGRDACIDAAQRLALEDPEDADSNSMFAAIKTYEDLISKGYQVEVVIVAGVKERGVQADEKILKEIKKILEVFSANGAVIVSDGEDDESVIPVIQNVLPVVSVQRVVMKVSRSVEYSYAVFGKYLKMLAYDSKYSKFFLGVPGILLLIGGVATVFGYTEEIFAVLVSILGISFLIRAFDVDRAWSNLTRPTPMGFIRIFTMVAGILLILSSIPTGISSIDPEVLGDETEILRIVTDKIIIGQFITGALPILWMGLGAIFAGILLSNWIGGVPRQITDILRIIVLAALYPITSQFILIMMNGDVQSITLVPPLLAGLAATLVSATILFRKYRKHKHQEMIVD from the coding sequence ATGTCTCAGAGATCTGACATAGAAAAAGATGTCAATGCTTCAACTTCAAACAAATTATTAGTAATTTGTGTAGATAGAGACAATGATGTGGGTGAAAAGGCAGGTATAACTACTCCAATAATTGGAAGAGATGCCTGTATTGATGCTGCACAAAGACTAGCGTTAGAGGATCCTGAAGATGCAGATTCAAATTCAATGTTTGCTGCAATTAAAACATATGAAGATTTGATCAGTAAGGGTTACCAAGTCGAAGTAGTAATTGTTGCAGGAGTAAAAGAAAGGGGAGTTCAAGCTGATGAAAAAATCCTTAAAGAAATTAAAAAAATATTAGAAGTATTTTCTGCAAATGGAGCAGTTATTGTATCCGATGGAGAAGACGATGAGAGTGTAATTCCAGTTATTCAAAATGTATTACCAGTAGTTTCAGTACAAAGAGTTGTAATGAAAGTAAGTAGAAGTGTAGAATATTCCTATGCAGTTTTTGGAAAATATCTAAAAATGTTAGCATATGATTCAAAGTATTCTAAATTTTTCTTAGGAGTTCCAGGTATACTTTTGCTAATTGGTGGAGTTGCAACAGTATTTGGCTATACTGAAGAAATATTTGCAGTGTTAGTTAGTATTTTAGGTATTTCATTTTTAATTAGAGCATTTGACGTAGATAGAGCATGGTCGAACTTGACAAGACCTACGCCGATGGGTTTTATCAGAATCTTTACAATGGTCGCAGGTATATTGTTAATCTTATCATCCATTCCAACTGGAATAAGCTCTATTGATCCAGAAGTGTTAGGTGATGAGACAGAAATACTCAGAATAGTTACCGATAAAATAATAATTGGTCAATTCATCACAGGAGCTTTACCAATTCTATGGATGGGTCTTGGAGCAATTTTTGCAGGAATATTACTTAGTAATTGGATTGGAGGAGTTCCAAGACAAATTACAGATATTTTAAGAATCATAGTTCTTGCAGCATTATACCCCATAACATCACAATTTATCCTCATAATGATGAATGGTGATGTTCAATCAATCACACTAGTGCCACCATTATTAGCAGGACTTGCAGCTACATTAGTATCAGCCACAATTCTATTTAGAAAATATAGAAAACATAAGCATCAAGAAATGATCGTAGACTAA
- a CDS encoding adenine phosphoribosyltransferase: MNLKEKISEFSNFPKKGILFRDFSPILKDPSALSFIADEFAKHFHPKDIDLFAGIESRGFLLACILATRYNKGMVMIRKAGKLPGKTSKLSYKIEYGQDTIEIQKDIISKGQKILICDDLLATGGTAKASAKLIEKVGGKIAGFAFIIELTELNGIKGINQYNCKSLVKY, encoded by the coding sequence ATGAATCTTAAAGAAAAAATATCTGAATTTTCAAATTTCCCTAAAAAAGGAATATTATTTAGAGATTTTAGTCCAATATTGAAAGATCCATCAGCATTATCATTTATTGCAGATGAATTTGCAAAACATTTCCATCCAAAAGATATAGATTTGTTTGCAGGTATAGAATCAAGAGGGTTTTTACTTGCATGTATTTTGGCTACAAGATACAATAAAGGTATGGTAATGATTAGAAAAGCAGGAAAACTACCAGGTAAAACTAGCAAATTATCATACAAAATTGAATATGGTCAAGATACAATTGAAATTCAAAAAGACATAATCAGCAAAGGACAGAAGATCCTAATTTGTGATGACTTACTTGCGACAGGAGGAACTGCAAAAGCTTCTGCAAAATTAATAGAAAAAGTAGGAGGAAAAATTGCAGGATTTGCATTCATAATTGAGTTAACAGAACTAAATGGAATTAAAGGAATAAATCAATACAATTGTAAATCATTGGTCAAGTATTAA